One Aerococcus urinaeequi DNA segment encodes these proteins:
- the gyrB gene encoding DNA topoisomerase (ATP-hydrolyzing) subunit B yields MAKKRELAKDYDASQIQVLEGLEAVRKRPGMYIGSTSASGLHHLVWEIVDNSIDEALAGFAGHIKITIEKDNSITVVDDGRGIPVDIQSNTGRSAVETVFTVLHAGGKFGGGGYKVSGGLHGVGASVVNALSEWLHVYVHKNGRIYHQEFRQGAIVSDVEQTGDTDTHGTVVHFKPDAEIFTETTTFEFEVLNRRVRELAFLNKGLRISLMDARSENQETASYHYEGGIKEYIEYMNKDKNVLFEQPIYLEDEQDGIEVEVALQYTDGFHSNILSFANNIHTFEGGMHESGAKTALTRVINNYARSQKLIKENEDNLTGEDVREGITLIVSIRHPDPQFEGQTKMKLGNSEVRTITDNLFATHFETFLLENPQIARRIVDKGTVASKARLAAKRAREMTRKKSGLEISNLPGKLADCSSRNPEESELFIVEGNSAGGSAKQGRSRHFQAILPIRGKILNVEKASMDRILANEEIRSLFTAMGTGWQNDFDITKARYHKLVIMTDADVDGAHIRALLLTLIYRYMRPILDAGYVYIAVPPLYQVRQGKKIVYLDTDKQLEEYLQTIPATPKPAIQRYKGLGEMDAEQLWETTMDPTNRTLLQVNVDDAVEADKIINMLMGDHVEPRRDFIEENATYANIDL; encoded by the coding sequence ATGGCCAAGAAACGCGAATTGGCGAAAGACTATGATGCTAGCCAAATTCAAGTATTGGAAGGTCTAGAAGCTGTACGTAAGCGTCCAGGGATGTATATCGGGTCAACTTCAGCTAGTGGTTTACACCATTTAGTATGGGAGATTGTCGATAACTCAATTGATGAGGCCCTAGCAGGATTTGCGGGTCACATCAAAATCACCATTGAAAAAGATAATTCTATTACAGTTGTCGATGATGGTCGCGGGATTCCCGTTGATATCCAGTCAAATACCGGTCGTTCAGCGGTAGAAACAGTCTTTACTGTCCTACATGCCGGTGGTAAATTCGGCGGTGGCGGGTATAAAGTATCCGGTGGTCTTCACGGGGTTGGGGCCTCTGTTGTAAACGCCCTTTCTGAATGGTTGCATGTATATGTCCATAAAAATGGCCGCATCTACCACCAAGAATTCCGCCAAGGCGCTATTGTGTCGGATGTTGAACAAACTGGTGATACAGATACCCATGGTACGGTTGTGCATTTTAAACCGGATGCAGAGATTTTTACCGAGACAACCACCTTTGAATTTGAAGTTTTAAACCGACGTGTCCGGGAGTTAGCCTTCTTGAATAAGGGCTTACGGATTTCTTTAATGGATGCTAGATCAGAAAACCAAGAAACAGCTTCTTACCACTATGAAGGTGGGATTAAAGAATATATTGAGTACATGAATAAAGATAAAAATGTTCTATTTGAACAACCGATTTATCTTGAAGATGAGCAAGATGGGATTGAAGTAGAGGTAGCTTTACAATACACGGATGGCTTCCACTCAAATATCTTAAGCTTTGCGAATAATATCCATACTTTTGAAGGTGGTATGCATGAATCAGGAGCAAAGACTGCTCTTACACGTGTGATTAACAACTATGCTCGCTCGCAAAAGTTAATTAAAGAAAATGAAGATAATTTAACGGGGGAAGATGTGCGTGAAGGGATCACCTTAATTGTATCTATTCGCCATCCGGATCCTCAATTTGAAGGTCAAACCAAAATGAAATTGGGAAACTCTGAAGTTCGAACGATTACCGATAATTTATTTGCGACGCATTTTGAAACGTTCCTACTAGAGAATCCGCAAATTGCCCGTCGTATTGTCGATAAAGGTACTGTAGCCTCTAAAGCCCGTTTAGCAGCTAAGCGAGCTCGTGAAATGACCCGTAAAAAATCAGGCCTAGAGATTTCCAACCTACCTGGTAAATTAGCCGACTGCTCAAGCCGTAATCCAGAAGAATCTGAATTATTCATCGTTGAGGGGAACTCGGCCGGTGGATCAGCGAAACAAGGCCGTTCACGTCACTTCCAAGCTATTTTGCCGATTCGAGGTAAAATCTTGAACGTTGAAAAAGCTTCGATGGACAGAATTTTAGCCAACGAAGAAATTCGTTCATTATTTACCGCAATGGGTACAGGTTGGCAAAATGATTTCGACATCACCAAGGCACGTTACCACAAATTGGTTATTATGACCGATGCCGATGTCGATGGTGCCCACATCCGTGCCTTACTATTAACTTTAATTTACCGTTATATGCGCCCTATCTTGGACGCTGGCTATGTTTATATCGCAGTGCCACCTTTATACCAAGTCCGTCAAGGTAAAAAGATTGTCTACCTAGATACTGACAAGCAATTAGAAGAATACCTACAAACTATCCCAGCGACACCAAAACCAGCTATCCAACGTTATAAAGGTTTGGGTGAAATGGACGCTGAACAACTTTGGGAAACCACAATGGACCCAACCAACAGAACATTATTACAAGTAAACGTAGACGATGCAGTAGAAGCAGACAAAATCATCAATATGTTGATGGGTGACCACGTTGAACCAAGACGTGACTTCATCGAAGAGAATGCTACCTACGCCAACATCGATTTATAG
- the gyrA gene encoding DNA gyrase subunit A produces MSEEIKEQFPQREISQEMRTSFLDYAMSVIVARALPDVRDGLKPVHRRILYGMNELGVTSDKPFKKSARIVGDVMGKYHPHGDSAIYESMVRMAQDFSYRYMLVDGHGNFGSVDGDQAAAMRYTEARMSKIAHEMVRDMNKDTVDFIPNYDGEEREPEVLPARFPNLLVNGTTGIAVGMTTNIPTHNLSEVIGAIKILMQNADATTNELMEALPGPDFPTGGIVIGKSGIRKAYETGKGTIIVRAKLDIETLSSGKERIIVHEIPYMVNKAKLVERIAELARDKRVEGITAVRDESGREGMRVVIECRKDASASVIVNNLYKYTQLQTNFGINMVAIVNGVPRTLSLKEILQNYLLHQEEVIRRRSIFEKNKAEARAHILEGLQIALDHIDEIVNILRTSRSGDEAKARFIEDYKLSDKQSQAILDMRLVRLTGLEREKIDKEHAELMAQIDYLNQVLGSETMRYQIIYDELIEIESKFGDDRRTELMVGEIHNIDDEDLIEESNVIVTLTQNGYIKRIDDVEFRAQNRGGTGVKGMSMNDDDFVETMLSTSTHDSVLFFTNTGRVFHSKGYEIPEFGRAAKGIPVVNLLNLQQDETVQAMINVTPIEDAEVKEHLLFVTKNGTVKRTNASDYFNIRNNGLIALKLAEGDELVKVVLTSGDDNIIIASQDGYAVSFQETNVRSMGRTATGVRGIRLNDGDQVVGMSVLGPDDNVLVVTEKGYGKQTPASEYGIKNRGGKGVKTINVTEKNGILVGLTTVSGEEDIMLMTNQGIAIRFHAKNISQTGRATQGVRLIRLAEDSYVSAIAKVEAIEEALAATPLENKTAIDAQLADEPSDEMISRMQEFADDALPDYEESEE; encoded by the coding sequence ATGAGTGAAGAAATTAAAGAACAATTCCCACAACGTGAGATATCGCAAGAAATGCGGACGTCATTTCTTGATTATGCCATGTCAGTTATTGTGGCACGTGCCCTGCCGGATGTCCGTGATGGCTTAAAACCCGTTCACCGTCGTATCCTTTATGGGATGAATGAATTAGGAGTTACCTCAGATAAACCTTTTAAAAAATCAGCCCGTATCGTTGGGGACGTAATGGGTAAATATCATCCGCATGGGGATTCGGCTATCTATGAATCAATGGTGCGTATGGCCCAAGACTTCTCTTACCGCTACATGCTAGTAGATGGTCACGGGAACTTCGGTTCAGTCGATGGTGACCAAGCCGCAGCTATGCGTTATACCGAAGCTCGTATGAGTAAGATTGCCCACGAAATGGTTCGTGACATGAATAAAGATACCGTTGATTTTATCCCTAACTATGACGGTGAAGAGCGTGAGCCAGAAGTATTACCAGCTCGCTTTCCTAACCTATTAGTAAACGGGACAACCGGTATCGCAGTTGGGATGACCACCAATATCCCAACCCATAACCTAAGCGAAGTCATCGGCGCCATTAAAATTTTAATGCAGAACGCTGACGCAACAACCAACGAATTGATGGAGGCTTTACCAGGACCAGACTTCCCAACCGGTGGTATTGTCATCGGGAAATCAGGTATCCGTAAGGCTTATGAGACTGGAAAAGGGACAATCATTGTCCGTGCTAAATTAGACATTGAAACCTTGTCTTCAGGTAAAGAACGGATTATCGTTCATGAAATTCCTTACATGGTGAACAAGGCTAAATTAGTCGAACGTATCGCTGAACTAGCTCGCGACAAACGGGTAGAAGGGATCACCGCTGTACGTGACGAATCTGGTCGTGAAGGTATGCGTGTCGTTATTGAATGCCGTAAAGATGCCAGCGCATCTGTAATCGTCAATAACCTTTACAAATACACGCAATTACAAACAAACTTTGGTATTAACATGGTAGCGATTGTAAATGGTGTACCACGTACCCTAAGCTTGAAAGAAATCCTACAAAACTACCTACTTCACCAAGAAGAAGTTATCCGTCGTCGTTCGATTTTCGAGAAAAACAAGGCTGAAGCGCGTGCCCACATCCTAGAAGGGTTGCAAATTGCCTTAGACCATATCGACGAAATTGTGAATATCTTACGTACATCACGTTCAGGTGACGAAGCGAAAGCCCGTTTTATCGAGGACTACAAGCTATCAGATAAACAATCGCAAGCTATCTTAGACATGCGTCTAGTTCGTCTAACTGGTTTAGAACGTGAGAAAATTGATAAAGAACACGCCGAATTAATGGCGCAAATCGACTACTTAAACCAAGTATTAGGATCTGAAACAATGCGTTACCAAATCATTTACGATGAATTAATTGAAATCGAAAGTAAATTCGGTGATGACCGTCGTACAGAGTTAATGGTTGGTGAAATCCACAATATCGATGATGAAGACCTGATTGAAGAAAGTAACGTGATTGTTACCTTAACGCAAAATGGGTATATCAAACGTATTGATGATGTAGAATTTAGAGCTCAAAATCGTGGAGGTACGGGTGTTAAGGGGATGAGTATGAACGACGATGACTTCGTTGAAACCATGTTATCTACCTCAACCCACGACTCAGTCCTATTCTTCACCAACACTGGTCGCGTATTCCACTCTAAAGGTTATGAAATTCCAGAGTTTGGTCGTGCTGCAAAAGGGATTCCAGTTGTTAACCTGCTAAATCTACAACAAGACGAAACTGTTCAAGCAATGATCAACGTGACCCCAATTGAAGACGCAGAAGTAAAAGAACACTTATTATTCGTAACGAAAAACGGTACTGTAAAACGTACCAATGCAAGTGACTACTTCAATATCCGTAACAATGGGTTAATCGCCTTGAAACTAGCTGAAGGCGATGAATTAGTGAAAGTTGTCTTAACTAGTGGTGATGACAACATTATTATCGCGTCCCAAGATGGTTATGCCGTAAGTTTCCAAGAAACAAACGTCCGTAGCATGGGTCGTACCGCTACAGGTGTTCGCGGTATTCGTTTAAATGACGGCGATCAAGTGGTTGGTATGTCCGTACTTGGACCAGATGATAATGTACTAGTGGTTACTGAAAAAGGTTACGGTAAACAAACACCAGCCAGCGAATATGGTATTAAAAACCGTGGCGGTAAAGGGGTTAAAACCATTAATGTTACCGAGAAAAATGGTATCTTAGTTGGTTTAACAACCGTTTCAGGAGAAGAAGACATCATGTTAATGACCAATCAAGGTATAGCTATTCGTTTCCATGCGAAAAATATTTCGCAAACAGGTCGTGCAACACAAGGTGTGCGTTTAATCCGTCTAGCTGAAGATTCATATGTATCAGCAATTGCTAAAGTAGAAGCAATTGAAGAAGCATTAGCAGCAACACCTCTAGAAAATAAAACTGCTATTGATGCCCAATTAGCAGATGAACCCTCTGATGAAATGATTTCTCGTATGCAAGAATTCGCAGATGATGCATTACCAGATTATGAAGAATCAGAAGAATAA
- the rpsF gene encoding 30S ribosomal protein S6: MSENTTKYEVLYIIRPDMEEASKKALVEQFDQILTSNGVTINESKDWAKRRLAYEINDYKEGIYHLVDMEADDAEGINEFDRLAKINDNILRHMITKIED; encoded by the coding sequence ATGAGTGAAAACACTACTAAATACGAAGTTTTATACATTATTCGTCCTGATATGGAAGAAGCGTCTAAAAAAGCTTTGGTTGAACAATTCGATCAAATCTTAACTTCAAACGGTGTAACAATTAATGAATCTAAAGACTGGGCAAAACGTCGTCTTGCGTACGAAATCAACGATTACAAAGAGGGTATCTACCACTTAGTTGATATGGAAGCTGACGATGCGGAAGGAATCAACGAATTCGACCGTCTTGCCAAAATCAATGACAATATTTTACGTCATATGATTACTAAAATCGAAGACTAA
- the ssb gene encoding single-stranded DNA-binding protein — MINNVVLVGRLTRDVDVRYTQSGVAVGSFSVAVERNFKNAQGERETDFINCVIWRKAAENFARFTRKGSLVGVEGSIQTRNYENNQGQRVYVTEILVDNFSLLESKSVTESRPASDNNNSGFGGFNNNNANNNSYNNQNADPFDGNSFNQNSSSFNNGNDNPFPSSNDGSGSINVTDDDLPF; from the coding sequence ATGATTAATAATGTTGTACTGGTCGGCCGTTTAACTCGTGACGTTGATGTGCGTTATACGCAAAGTGGCGTTGCTGTTGGATCTTTCAGCGTTGCCGTTGAAAGAAACTTTAAAAATGCCCAAGGTGAACGTGAGACAGATTTTATTAACTGTGTTATCTGGCGTAAAGCAGCAGAGAATTTTGCGCGTTTTACCCGTAAAGGTTCATTAGTAGGTGTTGAAGGCAGCATCCAAACTCGAAACTACGAGAATAACCAAGGACAACGTGTATACGTTACTGAGATTTTGGTTGATAACTTTAGTTTATTAGAATCAAAATCAGTTACTGAAAGCCGCCCTGCCTCTGATAATAATAACAGTGGTTTTGGTGGATTTAATAACAATAACGCAAACAACAACAGCTATAACAATCAAAATGCTGATCCATTTGATGGAAACAGCTTTAATCAAAACTCCTCTTCATTTAACAATGGTAACGATAACCCATTCCCATCATCTAATGATGGTTCTGGTTCAATCAATGTTACCGATGATGACTTACCATTCTAA
- the rpsR gene encoding 30S ribosomal protein S18, which yields MAAQRRGGRRRKKVCFFCANHIDHVDYKDTDLLKRYISEKGKILPRRVTGTCAKHQRTLTAGIKRARIMALIPFTTAE from the coding sequence ATGGCAGCACAACGCCGCGGTGGTCGTAGACGTAAAAAAGTATGTTTCTTCTGCGCTAACCACATTGATCATGTAGATTACAAAGACACAGATTTATTAAAACGTTATATTTCTGAAAAAGGTAAAATCTTACCACGTCGTGTAACTGGTACATGTGCAAAACACCAACGTACTTTAACAGCTGGTATTAAACGCGCTCGTATTATGGCTTTAATTCCATTTACTACAGCAGAATAA
- a CDS encoding VOC family protein: MKIEHVALWVTDLELVKAFYEKYFEAKAGDRYHNPKTRFSSYFLNFDEGSRLELTNKKHLSPRIADALGYGHIALAVGDKEAVDAKTAQLVADGFPLLSGPRTTGDGYYESVVQDPEGNLVEITTN, encoded by the coding sequence ATGAAAATTGAACACGTTGCTTTATGGGTGACTGACTTAGAACTTGTCAAAGCATTTTATGAAAAATACTTTGAAGCCAAGGCAGGTGACCGCTACCACAATCCTAAAACGCGTTTTTCATCATACTTTTTAAACTTTGATGAGGGCAGTCGACTAGAATTAACGAATAAAAAGCATTTAAGCCCCCGTATTGCCGATGCTTTAGGTTACGGACACATTGCCCTAGCAGTAGGTGATAAAGAGGCTGTAGACGCAAAAACAGCCCAATTAGTCGCTGATGGGTTCCCACTTTTATCTGGTCCACGAACAACCGGTGATGGTTACTATGAATCTGTAGTCCAAGACCCAGAGGGCAATCTGGTCGAAATTACAACAAATTAA
- a CDS encoding iron-containing alcohol dehydrogenase family protein, with protein sequence MSLSVNLPNLTIGVDAFDAIDEYCSQFGTTVAILGGEKALAASKERLTAALEKSSLEVATVQVYGKEASYTNVEKMKAIKEVQDADMIFAVGGGRAIDTIKVVARDLDKPLFTFPTLASVSAPTSSVCVMYHDNHEMAGLAYRKAPADHTFIDTQIIAEAPVEYLWAGIGDCMSKEVETSFSSRGRDLSFENRLGVNIVKGTNDKLMAVGAEALEAVRNQEANQALEDVVLEIIGASAYASVLVENDINSNMAHAYYYGYTVLPQAHEHLHGEVVSYGILLLLTMDQQFEYRDRMKAFMESIKLPTKLAAQGVTTQEDIDKLVDKAMTMDDLTFSPYTITREKFEQAIRDVEALD encoded by the coding sequence ATGTCTCTATCAGTAAACCTACCAAATTTAACAATTGGTGTTGATGCCTTTGATGCAATTGATGAATATTGTAGTCAATTTGGTACAACCGTCGCGATTCTAGGTGGTGAAAAAGCCTTGGCAGCCAGTAAGGAACGTTTAACTGCTGCCCTAGAAAAATCATCATTAGAAGTGGCAACCGTACAAGTCTACGGTAAGGAAGCTTCATATACCAATGTTGAGAAAATGAAAGCTATCAAAGAAGTGCAAGATGCGGATATGATCTTTGCAGTTGGTGGGGGACGCGCGATTGATACAATTAAGGTAGTAGCTCGTGACTTAGACAAACCATTATTCACTTTCCCAACTCTAGCTTCAGTTTCAGCGCCAACTTCGTCAGTATGTGTTATGTACCATGATAACCATGAGATGGCTGGTTTAGCTTATCGTAAAGCACCAGCTGACCATACCTTCATCGATACACAAATCATCGCTGAGGCGCCTGTTGAATACTTATGGGCTGGTATTGGTGATTGTATGTCTAAAGAAGTAGAGACTAGTTTTTCTTCACGTGGCAGAGACCTAAGCTTTGAAAATCGTTTAGGTGTAAATATTGTCAAAGGTACGAATGATAAATTGATGGCTGTTGGTGCTGAAGCTTTAGAAGCTGTACGTAACCAAGAAGCAAACCAGGCTTTAGAAGATGTTGTTCTTGAAATTATTGGTGCATCAGCTTATGCGTCTGTATTAGTGGAAAATGACATCAACTCAAATATGGCACATGCCTACTACTATGGCTATACTGTTCTGCCACAAGCTCATGAACACTTACACGGTGAGGTAGTATCATATGGTATCTTGTTATTACTAACAATGGACCAACAATTTGAATACCGTGATCGCATGAAAGCATTCATGGAATCAATTAAATTGCCAACTAAATTGGCAGCTCAAGGGGTAACAACGCAAGAAGATATCGACAAATTAGTTGATAAAGCGATGACTATGGACGATTTAACATTCTCTCCATATACCATTACCCGTGAAAAATTTGAACAAGCAATTAGAGATGTTGAAGCTTTAGACTAA
- a CDS encoding branched-chain amino acid aminotransferase translates to MTDKLNWDELDFSYTEVPYRWRAYWKDGEWYKAGLETDPQLPIREAAPIVNYGQGVFEGNKAYGTKDGKIVLFRPDEFGERLNRGARRMAMPEVPVEEFVRACKEVIKANRDYVPPYGHNGAAMFIRPMLLGIGDHVQVSAAEEYLFTIYVTPVGPLYKGGLAPHNYIIDHEHDRVAADGTGNIKATANYASTLATAKRIQESGYDDVLYLDPATHTKVDEFSSANFFAIEKDTNKFVTPKSDTVLPSITKKSLLWLAEHRLGLEVEEGDIKVDDFDKYSEAGAMGNAAVISPAGSVTYKDNRHVFFSETEVGPVSQKLYKELTGIQFGELEAPEGWIVDVDED, encoded by the coding sequence ATGACTGACAAATTAAACTGGGATGAATTAGATTTTTCTTATACGGAAGTACCATACCGCTGGCGTGCATACTGGAAAGATGGCGAATGGTATAAAGCCGGATTAGAAACAGATCCTCAATTACCAATTCGTGAAGCTGCTCCAATCGTCAACTACGGCCAAGGGGTATTCGAAGGTAATAAAGCTTATGGTACAAAAGATGGCAAGATCGTTTTATTCCGTCCAGATGAATTTGGTGAACGTTTAAACCGTGGTGCTCGTCGTATGGCGATGCCAGAAGTACCAGTTGAAGAATTTGTCCGTGCCTGTAAGGAAGTTATTAAAGCTAACCGTGACTATGTGCCACCATATGGCCACAACGGTGCTGCAATGTTCATCCGTCCTATGTTATTAGGTATCGGTGACCACGTACAAGTATCAGCAGCTGAAGAATACTTATTTACAATCTACGTAACACCAGTTGGTCCTTTATATAAAGGTGGATTAGCACCACATAACTACATCATCGACCACGAACATGACCGTGTAGCAGCTGATGGTACTGGTAACATCAAAGCAACAGCTAACTACGCATCAACATTAGCAACAGCTAAACGTATCCAAGAATCTGGTTACGATGACGTATTATACTTAGACCCAGCAACACATACTAAAGTAGATGAATTCTCATCAGCAAACTTCTTTGCTATCGAGAAAGATACAAACAAATTTGTAACACCTAAATCAGACACAGTATTACCTTCAATCACTAAAAAATCATTGTTATGGTTAGCGGAACATCGTTTGGGCTTAGAAGTTGAAGAGGGCGATATTAAAGTAGATGACTTTGACAAATATTCTGAAGCAGGGGCTATGGGTAACGCGGCTGTTATCTCTCCAGCTGGTTCTGTAACATACAAAGACAACCGTCACGTATTCTTCTCAGAAACTGAGGTTGGTCCAGTATCACAAAAATTATACAAAGAATTAACGGGTATCCAATTTGGTGAGTTAGAAGCACCTGAAGGATGGATTGTAGACGTTGATGAAGATTAA
- the opp4A gene encoding oligopeptide ABC transporter substrate-binding protein, which produces MKKWYKLLGLTAAASLALVACGNSDSETAESSSSSESGEVVAPELATTVDNEGDAIDGGTLQVGLVTDSPFQGIFSWEFYEDAYDAKIMEFGFESLFGTDDDFQIDDSGKATLALDQENNKATITLKEGLKWSDGEPLTAEDVIYSYEVIGHPDYTGIRYDGTFQNVVGMEEYHSGEADTISGITQVDDVTVEIEFQEVSPSMLQAGGGVWSYAMPKHYLEDVPVAELASSEKIRSTPVGDGPFRITKVTPGESVEYEANEYYWQGEPQLDNVVVEVVPSSSIVPALENGTYDVALSMPTDLYASYAELPGYTLLGREELSYTYIGFKLGKWDAEAGEVVYDEDAKMADKSLRQAMGYAIDNDAVAQRFYNGLRSNANTVIPPVFGSFGATTEEVPGYYYDADKANQLLDDAGYVDTDNDGIREDSDGEPLQINFASMEGGETAEPIAQYYIQAWKEVGLDVQLTDGRLLEFNSFYDRIEADDENIDIYQAAWGTGSDPAPNGLYARNSAFNFTRWATEENDQFMADFTSAEAFDEEFQRNTFVEWQKYFSEEAPVIPTLFRQEVMPVNNRVKHFDYANNPADDFGWHTVEVTADAPVSE; this is translated from the coding sequence ATGAAGAAATGGTATAAGTTATTGGGTTTAACAGCTGCAGCCAGCTTGGCTTTAGTGGCGTGTGGTAACAGTGATAGTGAAACTGCAGAGTCATCTTCTAGTAGTGAAAGTGGTGAGGTAGTTGCACCTGAACTAGCGACTACAGTCGATAACGAGGGTGATGCAATTGATGGTGGTACTTTACAAGTTGGTTTAGTAACGGACTCACCTTTCCAAGGTATTTTCTCTTGGGAGTTTTATGAAGATGCTTATGATGCAAAAATTATGGAGTTTGGTTTCGAGTCATTATTTGGCACTGACGATGACTTCCAAATTGACGACTCCGGTAAAGCCACATTGGCATTAGATCAAGAAAATAATAAAGCAACAATTACCTTAAAAGAAGGCTTGAAATGGTCTGATGGTGAACCATTAACTGCCGAAGATGTGATTTACTCTTATGAAGTCATTGGTCACCCTGATTATACTGGTATTCGTTATGATGGTACCTTCCAAAACGTAGTCGGTATGGAAGAATACCACAGTGGGGAAGCTGATACGATTTCTGGTATCACGCAAGTCGATGATGTCACTGTTGAAATCGAATTCCAAGAAGTAAGTCCTTCAATGCTTCAAGCAGGTGGGGGTGTTTGGTCATACGCAATGCCTAAACACTATTTAGAAGACGTTCCAGTAGCTGAATTAGCTTCATCTGAGAAAATCCGATCTACACCAGTTGGAGACGGTCCTTTCCGTATTACCAAAGTAACACCAGGTGAGTCAGTTGAATACGAAGCCAATGAATATTACTGGCAAGGTGAACCTCAATTAGACAACGTTGTCGTTGAAGTAGTGCCTTCAAGTTCAATTGTCCCTGCCTTAGAAAATGGTACTTATGACGTAGCTTTAAGTATGCCAACTGATTTATATGCAAGTTACGCTGAACTGCCTGGCTATACATTACTAGGTCGTGAAGAATTATCTTATACATATATTGGATTTAAGTTGGGTAAATGGGACGCTGAAGCCGGTGAAGTTGTTTATGATGAAGATGCCAAAATGGCGGATAAATCCCTTCGTCAAGCTATGGGATATGCCATTGATAACGACGCTGTAGCACAACGTTTCTACAACGGCTTACGTTCAAATGCCAACACTGTTATCCCACCAGTATTTGGTAGTTTTGGTGCAACAACCGAAGAAGTACCTGGTTACTACTATGATGCAGATAAAGCCAACCAATTATTAGACGATGCTGGCTATGTAGATACTGATAACGACGGTATTCGTGAAGATTCAGATGGTGAACCATTACAAATTAACTTTGCCTCAATGGAAGGTGGAGAAACGGCTGAGCCAATTGCACAATACTATATCCAAGCTTGGAAAGAAGTTGGTTTGGATGTTCAATTAACAGATGGTCGTTTACTAGAATTCAACAGTTTCTATGACCGTATTGAAGCAGATGATGAAAATATCGATATCTATCAAGCAGCTTGGGGTACTGGTAGTGATCCTGCGCCAAATGGCTTATACGCGCGTAATTCTGCCTTTAACTTTACGCGTTGGGCGACTGAAGAAAATGACCAATTCATGGCTGACTTTACAAGTGCAGAAGCTTTTGACGAAGAATTCCAACGTAACACCTTTGTTGAATGGCAAAAATACTTCTCTGAAGAAGCACCAGTTATTCCAACATTATTCCGTCAAGAAGTTATGCCTGTTAACAACCGCGTAAAACACTTTGACTATGCTAATAACCCAGCGGATGACTTTGGATGGCACACAGTTGAAGTAACAGCTGATGCACCAGTATCAGAATAA